A region of the Peredibacter starrii genome:
GAGTGCTTTCTCACCTTATAGTGCCTTGGGAGCTTGTCCTAAGTGTAATGGTTATGGTGCGATCTTGATCTATGATGAAAAGAAAATCATGGATAAGGACCTCTCAATTCAAGAGGGTGGTTTAAAGCTTTTAAATTATGGCCCTTTTCAAGATGCCTATGAAGAGCTCTTGAAACTTTTGAAGAAACGAAAAATTCCTCTCGATACTCCGATAAAAAAATTACCGAAAGACTTTTTTCAGTTATTGGAAGAAGGACAGGGACAATATCCCGGTTATGGTGAATTGAAGCGTTATCTCGAGAGTAAAAAATACAAACCCTCGGTTCGCATTTACATCAGACAACTGCAACGAGAAGAGCCGTGTCTGGTTTGTCACTCGTCTCGACTGAATAAAAACATTCATCATTACAAAGTAAAACTGAAAGATAAAAACTGGGGACTCGATGAAATCATGAGTCTCACAGTTGAAGAAGCGTATCCGCTTTTCTGTTCGACTCGAGCGCTTGCAACTTCTCATGAAAAACGCCTCTTCACCAGCATCTGCGAAAATCTCAAAATGGCGATGGAGATGGGGCTTAATCACCTTTCACTGTTAAGAAAGGCGAAGACTCTTTCCGCCGGAGAGTATCAGCGATTGTTGCTTATTAAGTATCTTTCGTTTCAAGGCACAGACAGTTTGTTTGTGTTAGATGAACCAAGCTTGGGTCTTGCCGAGAAAGAACTGGAAAAACTTATTCAGGGTCTTCGCAATCTCATTGCTCAAGGAAATACCGTCATCCTGATCGATCACACTGAATATATTCAGAAGCATTCAGATCACTTGATTGTGATGGGGCCTGGTTCTGGAAAAAAAGGTGGGGAGATTCTTTATCAAGGTCTTCCGAATGAGTACTTTAAGAAAAAAGAAGTCGTGACTTGGGAGAAGAAAAAATCCTCAACCAAGTATCCAGAGTATATTGAAGTTTTGTCTCCAGAAATCTATGGCAAAACTTATCATGATTTCAAAATTCCCCTGAATGATATGACCTGGGTGACTGGCCCTTCTGGTACGGGAAAGACCGCCACCGTGATTAAAGTCATGGCCAATACACTCTATAAAAAGATCTATGGAGAGTGGTTTGAGGAAGAAGAATTTTATAGCAAGGGTGTAAAAACCGGAGCGAAGTTTGAAGATGTGATTGTGATTGCTTCTGACTTGAATCGATTTACTTCGCGTTCATCAGTGGGAACCATCACAGAACTTTCAACTGTCATTAGAAAACACTTTCTAAAACTTCCAGTCGCAAAAAGTATGAATCTCAAAGAGGGTCATCTTTCGAGTAACTCAGAATTAGGTATGTGTCCTCGTTGTGAAGGACGTGGTTCGATTACGATTGAGATGCAGTACCTTGAAGACATTGTCCTTGAGTGTGAAGATTGTAAGGGTCTTAAGATCAAACCCCTTTATGCTAATATCTCAGACGGACACATGACGGTGGCGGAGGCCTACAATCTTCCTCTAAGTCAGGTGCTGGAGAGAATCGAACTAACTCCAAAGTTTCGTCGAGTGTGGGACTATCTTAAAATTTTGAATTTGGATTATCTCTCGCTTGATCGAGCTCTTAATTCTTTGTCCGGAGGAGAGAAGCAGCGTATTTTCTTGCTCTCAAAACTCTTGAAGAACATTCAAAATTCTCTTTTAGTATTCGAAAACATCTCCTTTGGTCTTTCGGAAAAAGAGCTCCAGCATCTGGGTACATTCCTGGGTGACTTGATTCAGCTTAAAAACACCATTGTTATCATCGATGCATCCAATTGTTTTAAGCACTTGGCCAACTGGAAGCTTAGTTTTGATACTAAGTCCATTGATCTTATCCCTGTGAAAAAAGACTGATAAATCTATTCAAGTTCTCCTCTGGAAAGACCGACAAGTTAAGTAGGTCAATTCGAGGAGAACTTTGTGTTTGTTCGATTATTTTTCCTGCTTCTTACCTTCCCGGTTTATGCCACGGTTTTTCAACCGCAACCGGTGGTCCAACAAATCAAAGAATCTGACGGCATCATGATTGGCCATTACCTAAAAAGTAAGGCGATTAAGCTTGATGATGGTTCCATCGCCACTCAAATGATTTTCAAAATGAATAAAGAATACGGACTTCAGTCTGATCTTTTTGGGATGGATGAGGTCATTGTTCACTACCCAGGTGGAAAGCTGGATGGGATGGAAGTTCATGTTGATGGAGTTCCAAAGTTTGTCCCAGGTGAACATGTTGTCCTGATGATTAAAAGTAATCAGGACCGTTACTGGGGGATGAATCTTGGTTTTGGCTCTTTCAAAGTCGTAAATTACGGCAATGAAACCATGATTATTAACACCATCTTTCCGAATGATCGCAAAGTAGGGCAGATGAGTCTTTCTGAGTTTGAAAAAAACGTCAGAGTTATCAAGGGCTCAAACCTGAAAGTGGTGATGGCACCTGATTATCCGACTGAAACAGACCAAGGTGCAGATTTGCGCGCTCCTGCCTCTGTGGATGAAGGGAAAAATCGCTCCATTGCTTCAAAAACTGAAGAAGTAGAGAATATTGAAGATCAGCCGCACATTAGTGTGTTTTGGCTGGTGGCCTTTCTGGCAGTTTTAGGCGGCTGTTTTCGCCTGATGAGACAGAAAGAGGCCAAGTAATGTTCCCATTTCCGATGGATTGGAATGAGTTTTCTTTTAGTGGTTTTAACTCTGGTGGCGTCCGCTTGGGCGCATCAGTCGTCATTAACGACGACGGGTAGAGAACTATTCTGGGCCACTCCGACTATTCCCTTAACCATTCGGACAAACACTTCTGATCTTTCCGCTTCTGATGCTCGAACCATCATTTTAAATTCAATGAATCAGTGGAACGCGAGTTCGACTGCGACGGTGACTGAAGCTGCTTCAGTGAATGAAATTCGTTTCGTATCGAACTTTCCTTATGGGTCAGCGGTATTGGGAGTCACTGAGCTTTCTTACAATACAGCTGGGGCGATTCAAAGAGCATCGATTTTGTTAAATGATGATTACTTTTTCCATAACACTCCCGGATTCTACGCTGCTGGACAGGTCTTTCTTGGGGACGTGGTAACTCACGAATTAGGACATTTATTCGGTCTTTCTCACTCGGAAGTTTTAAGTTCGACCATGTTTTATTCTGCCTTCTCAGGCCAGAGCACGGTTTCATTGGATGATCGTTCTGGCATTCGTCAGAAATATGATTCAAGTTATGGCTCGATCACTGGCTATGTTAAGGGTGGAAACCATATTGGCGTTTTAGGTGCTCATATTCAGGCAATTTCTCGCAGAACGGGAGAGTCAAGTGGGGCCATCTCAGATGAGAATGGGGCCTTCACTTTAGGTGGTTTGGATCTGAATGATTCTTACTATCTTTATGTTTCTCCAGTAAAGAACACTGATTCACTTCCAGGTTATTTTGCGAATACACAGAATGAGTTTTGTCCGGGTTCTTATGTTGGTTCATTTTTTTCAGCTTGTGGAAAAGAGAATGAGGGCAAACCTCAGACCATTACATTAACTCCCTCAAACCCTTCGGTGGATGTAGGAGTGGTGTCTATTCATTGTGATCTTAAATCTGATGAGTCTTATAGCGTTCAAAAAGTAGCAACAACTTTTACTCCGATTACCATTTATGATTATGGGTCAGAGAATAGACATGAAAAGGCCTTCGTAGGTTGGTTCAGATCTACTACGTCTTCGTTATGGTCAGGCCATGATTCACTTAACATTGATCTAACAGATTTTATTAACCTTAGTGGAAATCCGAAGTTTTTAAAACTCTCACTAATTTCTTTTCCGTTCGGCACAAGAATGGAATATGAGTGGAGCATTAAAAAGAACGGAGTAACTGATACGACTCTTAATCGTGCCATGTCTTATTCATCGTTGACTGAGACTTATAATACTGACCTTGAGGCCTTTGTTCCTCTCAATGCTTCAACTGCCATGAATAATTTCCAGGTAAACATTCGTGCCAGAAGACTCTCTAACAATTATTCGGCGCAAACTTTTCCTTCCTACATTCAGTTTGCCAGTGACCAGCATTTACCCTATCTCGTTGTCGCGAGTATTTGGGAGCAGTCGGGCCCCCAAATGATACCAATCATTGATACCGGTGCATTATTGTCAGATAATTATGCTTGTTTAGAAGCACCATATACTTACGCTGTGTCTCGCGCTCGAGAGGCCAATGATGAGAATGATCTCTCTAAGACTGCGGGTGCGGCCGCGAGTTGTGGCACCATTGAACCTCCTACCTCTGGACCTGGGTCATCCCTTCCCATCATCACTCTAGGATTTATGCTTGCCCTGCTACCATCTTTGTTTGCCAAATCCCGTAAGAAATTTTTGTCTTAACCCATCCTTTTTATTAAAATAAATAAGTCATTTCATTATCGCGAGGAGTGCTTAAATGAAGTTCGTTTTTATCTGGCTGTGTTTACTCGTAGTGACCCCGGTGCTTGCGCAAAACCTCATGGAAGAGCGCATCTGGAAAGTGGCTCCCCGTAAGAAATCTATTTTCTTAGATTCAGGCGTTTTTCATTACAATTCGAACTTAAAATCTTCCAGCATCATGGGTGTAAGAAACTCAGCGGTGAATGGTCGGGGTTATGAAAGAGTTGTGGTTGATTTTAACACTGCTTCAATTCCTAAGATTTATGGGCACATCACAACTGACAAGAAAGTGTCGATCGATTTTTTCGACACCAACATTCAGACGTCTCAGCCCAACATGAAGAACTCAAAATTTGTAAAATCAGTCGACTTTATTAGTGTTGATGGAAAAACCATGACGATGGAAATGTCTCTTAAGGGCAAATCTAGCTTCGACATTTTCTATCTCGAGAATCCAGGTCGTCTTGTTATTGATATCCGCTAACCTAAGGAAAAAAAATGGCCAAGGATAAAAACGCAAAGGCCAATACTGAATCAAGTATTGTTGCCGAAATTCCATCAGAAGTGGTGATTATTCCCATCGTGAATAGTCCTATTTTCCCAGGAATGATCGCACCGATTATTCTTTCGGAAGATAAATATACTCCAGAGCTAGACTCTTACTTAACGAAGAACAATTATGTGGCCTTGAACCTTGTTAAGTTCAAGGACTTTGGTGAGAACTCAGACGCTGTTCTTCAGGAAATGGATGAAGAGCAAGTTAGTTACGAAGACGATACTGAAAGCTTTCCGGTAACTTCAAGTTCCGATTCACCTAAAGGCATCACTCCAAAAGACATTTATAAAGTGGGTGTTCTTTGTAAGGTGATTAAGAAGCTTAAGCTTCCTGATGGTTCGGTAAACCTTCTGGTTCACGGGATGAAGCGCTACCGCGCAGTTGAGTACATTGCGGACGCTCCACTTCTAGTGGCACGCACTGAAGTATTTAATGATATTCATGAGCCGGATGAAGAGCTGGATGCTTATACTCGTTCAGTAATCAATCAGGTGAAAAAACTTTCTGAGATCAATCCATACTTCAACGAAGAGATGAAGCTTGCGATGCTCAACTCACCATCTCCAGGATCACTGGCAGATTTGGTGGCCTTCGCGCTTTCACTAGATGTTCCTGAAGCTCAGGACTTCCTTGAAACTTTGATCGTTAAGAAGCGTTTCGCCAAGCTTCTGGTTTACCTTAAACGTGAAAAAGACGTGGCGGACATTCAGAAAAAAATCACTGATGAAGTTAACGACAAGGTTAACAAGTATCAACGTGAATACTTCTTGCGTGAGCAACTTAAAGTAATTCGTAATGAACTTGGTCTGGATGAAGATGATAAGGCCAAAGACATTAAGAAAATCAAAGAGACGCTTGAAGCAGGTGGACTTCCAGAAGAGGCGAAGAAAGCCGCTATGGAAGAGCTTGAAAGACTTGAGTCGATTCCTGATTCTTCTCCGGAGTACAACGTTACTCGTACATACTTAAATTGGATGGTTCAACTTCCTTGGAACGCGGCCACTGACGATAAGGTAGATATTGAATCGGCCAAGAAGATGCTTGAAAAAGATCACTATGGTCTTGAGAAGCCAAAAGAAAGAATCATGGAATTCCTGGCGGTGAGAAAACTTAAGCCGGAATACGATGGTACAATTCTTTGTCTAGCGGGTCCTCCTGGCGTAGGTAAAACTTCACTTGGTCACTCAATTGCAAAAGCACTTGGTAGAAAGTTCTATCGTTTCTCACTTGGTGGTATGAAGGACGAGGCGGAAATTAAAGGTCACCGCCGTACATATGTAGGTGCGATGCCTGGTAAAATCATTCAAGCTCTTAAACGAGTTGAAGTGAATAACCCGGTAATCATGCTGGATGAGATCGATAAAATTGGTAAGTCGTATCAAGGTGATCCTGCTTCAGCTCTACTTGAAGTCTTGGATCCTGAACAAAATAAAACGTTCATCGATAACTATCTTGATGTTCCGTTCGATCTTTCAAAAGTTCTCTTCATTGCAACTGCCAACTACGTTGGTGAGATCCCTGAAGCGCTTCTTGATCGTATGGAGTTGATTGATCTATCTGGTTATACGATTGAAGAAAAACTTTCGATTGCTACTAAATGGGTGATCCCTAAGCAGCTTAAGAAGCACGGTCTGGTAAGTAAGGAGTTCTCTCTGGGTGCTCCGGTTCTTAAGGCCCTCGTTTCTGATTATGCTCGTGAACCAGGTGTGCGTGTGATGGAGCAAATGGTGGCAAAACTTTGTCGTCGTGCCGCTCTTGAAAAAGTATCGAATAAGAAATTTAAAAAGTTTGCTCCGGCAGTTGCTGATCTTGAAAAGTATCTTGGACCAAAACGTTTTGAAACAGACATGGCCCAAAAACCACTTCAACCAGGTATCGTGACCGGTCTGGCATGGACTTCGTTTGGTGGAGATATTCTTTTCATTGAAACGATTCCGCTTAAAGGCCGTGGCTTTAAGCTTACAGGTCAACTGGGTGACGTAATGGGTGAGTCTGCGAACCTTGCTTACAGTTACGTGAAGAGCATTCTTCAGGCCCAGATTGAAGAAGAGAAGGCATTAGAAGAGAAGAAAGCTTCTAAGAAGAAAGTATCGAAGAAAAAAATCGATACTCCGGCCACAGTTACTGCACCTGCAGTAGCTGCTCCGAATCCTGAAGAGGCTACTGACTTCCTGGCGAAGCATGAAATTCACCTTCACTTACCAGCTGGTGCGACTCCAAAAGATGGTCCGTCGGCCGGTATTACAATGGCCTTGGCGCTTTACTCGCTTTCAACCAATCAAATGGTTCGTGGTGATATCGCGATGACTGGTGAGCTTAGTCTGACTGGGAAAGTTTTGCCGGTTGGTGGTATTAAGGAGAAGGTTCTTGCAGCAAAACGCGCGGGAATTAAAGAGATCATTCTTCCTTGGCAGAACGAGAAGGACCTTAAGGAAGTTCCAGAACGTCACCGTAAGGGTATGAAATTCTATCCAGTTAAACACTTCGATGAAGTTTTAAAAATCGCTTTAAAGAGTCGTTAATAAGTAAGGGGCCTAAGGGCCCCTTCTTGTTTCAGTCTGCGGCCATTCTTGCCCAGGGTCTGCTTCATTCCTTCAATCAACTATCATGTTATTACGGGGTAATCCCGTGTTGTTACAGGGTAGGATCAATGAAAGTTCTATTTCTCATAATGGGTGTCATGCTCATCCATTCGCCTCTTTGGGCGAAAGGGTTCATTGTTAATTGGTCGTGTCCTGCGGATTCATCCGAAAAAATCTCAGTAGAAGTTTTCTACGATGAAAGTGGTAAGTTAATTTTTGAACCGGAAATTTTTAGCGAGATTAAAAAAGAAAAGAATGTTGATTACTCAAAGTGTATCAATGATTTCCAAAAGAAAATTAGCACTGGCACTAAACTTTATCAGGAAAAGAAGTGTCCTCAGGCGAAGGACAGCTTTTGTGCTTCGGCCGTTCAATATACCAATCTAAAAGTTCTGGAAAAAATTCGCGGCAGTTACTTCATGAAGAAGTTTAGAGATGTGCGCGTGTTGCCGATTGAAGTTGAAAATACTCCTGTTGCAAAGGCGAAAGATCCAACAGTGGAAACTGAGACAAGTCCAGTTTCTTCGGGACCTGATAGTGCGGAAGCGTTTTTAGATTCTATGGTGAGATCAAAGGTGATCAATCCTAAAGAACTTAATCGCATTTTCACCTTTCAGAACAAGTCATATCGAGTGGGTGATTTTGATCAAGTGATCGGAAAGAATATTGATATGATTTTCTCTGGCTCAAGTCCGGAAGAGGGAAAGCAGTTTGCCCAGAACTATATGGTTGCAAAGTCAGAGTACCTTAAAGAGGGAAGTGATCCAGTTAAGAGAAAGGCCGTCCTCGATAACCTAAATCAAATGTTCGGAAAAATTTACGGCAGCCGTGGCCCGGAAGAACTTGCCAAGATGCTTGAGTGCGATCCCGACGATAATCTTACTCCCATTGGAGATATTCTTAATAAGCTTCAATCCACTAGAAAAGTCGAAGGCTGTAAGCAATTGTCCCCTGGAGAGCATAAGGTTTTTGAGAAGGACAATGGTAATTACTATTCAACCGGCGATTATCTTCTTAAGCGAAAGAAGGACGGTAACTACCAGGCCTTCGTGAATGTGAATTTTAAAAGAGGATCTGGATCTGTTTCGCCTGAGGCGATGATGCAAAGATCTAAGGAATGTCTTCAAGAGGCCTCTCCTTATATGAAAGGTCCGGATGGCACTCGCATTGAGATGATGGTGTTTTCTCCGAGTGAATTGGAGAAACTTCCAAAGGAAGAACGTCCGGATAAAAAAGATATTACTATTGAAAGACCAGGAGCACGGGCCAATGCTGGTGCCTACCCGGAAGATATTCCTTGTGCCACTATTGTGCATGA
Encoded here:
- a CDS encoding excinuclease ABC subunit UvrA, with the protein product MEKHDVESIEIRGARVHNLKNVDLDIPLRKLVCFAGPSGSGKTSLAFHTLLTESKRRFVNSFPNSMKFFTERPAAVDVDRIFPVLPVFGLPQINPVVGSRTVVSDVMRLTDSLQNLFFSFAKELCPTHEMELEVRPVVDQLKSQAPKNIQGVGYILLTPNEFLRVFGEGFLPARSYSQKRKTIDVFNQEDELWEVLRFKWDNLGSIEKKWKELKLDQYRLNYQLFGEGFKRPQLLEFHFEKVCPKCDFESIPAVTVSAFSPYSALGACPKCNGYGAILIYDEKKIMDKDLSIQEGGLKLLNYGPFQDAYEELLKLLKKRKIPLDTPIKKLPKDFFQLLEEGQGQYPGYGELKRYLESKKYKPSVRIYIRQLQREEPCLVCHSSRLNKNIHHYKVKLKDKNWGLDEIMSLTVEEAYPLFCSTRALATSHEKRLFTSICENLKMAMEMGLNHLSLLRKAKTLSAGEYQRLLLIKYLSFQGTDSLFVLDEPSLGLAEKELEKLIQGLRNLIAQGNTVILIDHTEYIQKHSDHLIVMGPGSGKKGGEILYQGLPNEYFKKKEVVTWEKKKSSTKYPEYIEVLSPEIYGKTYHDFKIPLNDMTWVTGPSGTGKTATVIKVMANTLYKKIYGEWFEEEEFYSKGVKTGAKFEDVIVIASDLNRFTSRSSVGTITELSTVIRKHFLKLPVAKSMNLKEGHLSSNSELGMCPRCEGRGSITIEMQYLEDIVLECEDCKGLKIKPLYANISDGHMTVAEAYNLPLSQVLERIELTPKFRRVWDYLKILNLDYLSLDRALNSLSGGEKQRIFLLSKLLKNIQNSLLVFENISFGLSEKELQHLGTFLGDLIQLKNTIVIIDASNCFKHLANWKLSFDTKSIDLIPVKKD
- a CDS encoding matrixin family metalloprotease, whose product is MSFLLVVLTLVASAWAHQSSLTTTGRELFWATPTIPLTIRTNTSDLSASDARTIILNSMNQWNASSTATVTEAASVNEIRFVSNFPYGSAVLGVTELSYNTAGAIQRASILLNDDYFFHNTPGFYAAGQVFLGDVVTHELGHLFGLSHSEVLSSTMFYSAFSGQSTVSLDDRSGIRQKYDSSYGSITGYVKGGNHIGVLGAHIQAISRRTGESSGAISDENGAFTLGGLDLNDSYYLYVSPVKNTDSLPGYFANTQNEFCPGSYVGSFFSACGKENEGKPQTITLTPSNPSVDVGVVSIHCDLKSDESYSVQKVATTFTPITIYDYGSENRHEKAFVGWFRSTTSSLWSGHDSLNIDLTDFINLSGNPKFLKLSLISFPFGTRMEYEWSIKKNGVTDTTLNRAMSYSSLTETYNTDLEAFVPLNASTAMNNFQVNIRARRLSNNYSAQTFPSYIQFASDQHLPYLVVASIWEQSGPQMIPIIDTGALLSDNYACLEAPYTYAVSRAREANDENDLSKTAGAAASCGTIEPPTSGPGSSLPIITLGFMLALLPSLFAKSRKKFLS
- the lon gene encoding endopeptidase La, whose protein sequence is MAKDKNAKANTESSIVAEIPSEVVIIPIVNSPIFPGMIAPIILSEDKYTPELDSYLTKNNYVALNLVKFKDFGENSDAVLQEMDEEQVSYEDDTESFPVTSSSDSPKGITPKDIYKVGVLCKVIKKLKLPDGSVNLLVHGMKRYRAVEYIADAPLLVARTEVFNDIHEPDEELDAYTRSVINQVKKLSEINPYFNEEMKLAMLNSPSPGSLADLVAFALSLDVPEAQDFLETLIVKKRFAKLLVYLKREKDVADIQKKITDEVNDKVNKYQREYFLREQLKVIRNELGLDEDDKAKDIKKIKETLEAGGLPEEAKKAAMEELERLESIPDSSPEYNVTRTYLNWMVQLPWNAATDDKVDIESAKKMLEKDHYGLEKPKERIMEFLAVRKLKPEYDGTILCLAGPPGVGKTSLGHSIAKALGRKFYRFSLGGMKDEAEIKGHRRTYVGAMPGKIIQALKRVEVNNPVIMLDEIDKIGKSYQGDPASALLEVLDPEQNKTFIDNYLDVPFDLSKVLFIATANYVGEIPEALLDRMELIDLSGYTIEEKLSIATKWVIPKQLKKHGLVSKEFSLGAPVLKALVSDYAREPGVRVMEQMVAKLCRRAALEKVSNKKFKKFAPAVADLEKYLGPKRFETDMAQKPLQPGIVTGLAWTSFGGDILFIETIPLKGRGFKLTGQLGDVMGESANLAYSYVKSILQAQIEEEKALEEKKASKKKVSKKKIDTPATVTAPAVAAPNPEEATDFLAKHEIHLHLPAGATPKDGPSAGITMALALYSLSTNQMVRGDIAMTGELSLTGKVLPVGGIKEKVLAAKRAGIKEIILPWQNEKDLKEVPERHRKGMKFYPVKHFDEVLKIALKSR